A window of the Cynocephalus volans isolate mCynVol1 chromosome 10, mCynVol1.pri, whole genome shotgun sequence genome harbors these coding sequences:
- the LOC134387048 gene encoding collagen, type I, alpha 1b → MSRVTGRGALPMVRGGEQAAKMLGRCVGPSRSGRGVRRPWGKRWAAGMSQGRGARRRPRSSVWEPHCVIAERMQDCRQPRGRRRAAETAEAARTDEASGTSGVAGSIEAVRDPGAVWVNGAVGEPEVMGPAGAVWVTGTGEEETDHGIPRGCDRKGRPGSLGHESILELWLKVQAMRAASGCGEGSRVELHPVLAEWPVERGLSGCASWVETSRGGLTGPWVKGQVFPLNSGISTAMTFGAAYERASSFCGQGQARRMPSRVGVPRAVETHLLGRGQAVGVPGVVEEIGYGVAPGPWGKGEPMRVSGTLGWPEAVGVPRAVEGERGCGGAPGLWGRGQSVQVPGALAQEAVCGDTPGLWGSGQAAGMHDAVVVPRAAEEETASVGAPGMWLRRQAAEEIGSGGLWGSEQPVGVPCATEEEARRRGNTGFRERGQAVWAETGSGGDSSSWGATHTAELCGPSEQEAGSGGAPGLWGTEQAVDVHRALEKERGCACVTGLWGTGQSMELSQAVVVPGAMEGETGCGCVPGWWERQQAQGEAVGVPLAEAVPGLLGEETRSGNAPSLWERRQPMEEQEALVPTPLGVAGPVDQEAGYGDASCLCGRRQAVGISETVGIPKAAGVPKHRRAPAGVPVAAGVPRIGKVPAAVSISSPVCQESSSRDVLNPWEQALKELWSVGEDSGSEAFPGSWGRRQAVGASMAPEVPGLMGETGSGRVPRSWGRRQRARVPGATEVPTAPSVPGLLEVEIGSGGFSALSGTRKTAGVPVTAGVSTAGEMPMAPRVPRLVWEETVSGRFLGLLGERETAGGPADAKGLTGVGFPTSVRMPGPMEEKMGSGGISDLLRGRQTAGVSMAVGLPGPVGGETLSGGLLGLSGRRQNAGMCDAARVSMAVGVPTASGVPGLMLGDSSSGDDSGIWGRRQATELPTASSEPVEGETGSEGISGLRRMNSGAAPEAVRVPLPLGVLAAVGVPVVGRLPATVWVTGSTGEAADVGVSGLTVVRRQSTEGAGASREETGGRSDLGLAGRSQAMGVSYTCGCTARQWSCPRSVGEEMAYENVPGVSGTRTAVGVPPDSRKETGLGHFRDHPQSGRRQAGGGSAVRVRGNNFRENYVGDRLREMFQ, encoded by the coding sequence ATGAGCCGGGTGACTGGCCGTGGGGCCTTGCCCATGGTGCGCGGGGGTGAGCAAGCGGCAAAGATGCTGGGTCGCTGCGTGGGACCCAGCAGGTCGGGGCGGGGAGTTCGGCGACCGTGGGGGAAGAGATGGGCTGCAGGGATGTCCCAAGGCCGTGGAGCAAGGCGCCGGCCGAGGTCCTCGGTGTGGGAGCCGCATTGTGTGATTGCAGAAAGGATGCAGGACTGTCGGCAGCCACGGGGGAGGAGACGAGCTGCGGAGACAGCCGAAGCCGCTAGGACAGATGAGGCTTCCGGGACATCTGGGGTTGCAGGCTCGATTGAGGCTGTAAGGGACCCTGGGGCTGTGTGGGTGAACGGAGCTGTAGGGGAGCCCGAGGTGATGGGGCCTGCCGGGGCCGTGTGGGTGACTGGGACTGGAGAGGAGGAAACAGACCATGGGATTCCCCGGGGCTGCGATAGAAAAGGTCGTCCGGGATCTCTGGGACATGAGAGCATTCTGGAACTGTGGTTGAAGGTGCAGGCTATGAGGGCAGCTTCAGGATGTGGGGAAGGAAGCAGGGTGGAACTGCATCCTGTGCTGGCAGAGTGGCCAGTCGAAAGGGGCCTGTCTGGCTGTGCTTCCTGGGTAGAGACCAGCCGTGGTGGTCTTACAGGACCCTGGGTGAAAGGACAGGTATTTCCCCTGAACTCAGGAATATCTACAGCTATGACATTCGGGGCAGCTTATGAGAGAGCCTCAAGTTTCTGTGGGCAGGGACAGGCTAGGCGGATGCCTTCTCGTGTAGGTGTGCCTAGGGCTGTGGAGACACACCTGTTGGGGAGGGGGCAAGCTGTGGGGGTTCCTGGGGTTGTGGAGGAGATAGGTTATGGGGTTGCCCCAGGCCCTTGGGGAAAAGGAGAGCCCATGAGGGTGTCTGGGACCCTTGGGTGGCCCGAGGCTGTGGGAGTGCCCAGAGctgtggagggagagaggggctgCGGGGGTGCTCCAGGTCTGTGGGGGAGAGGGCAGTCAGTACAGGTTCCTGGAGCTCTGGCACAAGAGGCCGTCTGTGGGGATACTCCTGGCTTATGGGGAAGTGGACAGGCTGCAGGGATGCATGATGCTGTGGTGGTACCTAGAGCAGCGGAGGAGGAAACTGCCTCTGTAGGTGCCCCAGGTATGTGGCTGAGAAGACAGGCTGCAGAAGAGATAGGCTCCGGGGGCTTGTGGGGCTCGGAGCAGCCTGTAGGGGTGCCTTGTGCTACTGAAGAGGAAGCTAGACGTAGGGGTAATACAGGATTCAGGGAAAGGGGACAGGCTGTGTGGGCAGAGACAGGCTCTGGAGGTGACTCGTCATCATGGGGAGCCACACACACTGCAGAGTTGTGTGGTCCTAGTGAGCAAGAGGCAGGTTCTGGGGGTGCTCCAGGCCTGTGGGGTACAGAACAGGCTGTGGATGTACATAGAGCTTTGGAGAAGGAGAGAGGCTGTGCTTGTGTCACGGGGCTGTGGGGAACAGGGCAGTCCATGGAGTTGTCCCAGGCTGTGGTGGTACCGGGAGCCATGGAAGGAGAGACAGGCTGTGGTTGTGTTCCGGGCTGGTGGGAAAGGCAGCAGGCTCAGGGGGAGGCTGTGGGGGTGCCTCTGGCTGAGGCAGTGCCAGGGCTCCTTGGGGAGGAGACACGCAGTGGGAATGCCCCGAGCCTGTGGGAAAGGAGGCAGCCTATGGAGGAGCAAGAGGCTCTGGTGCCTACACCTTTAGGGGTAGCTGGGCCTGTGGACCAAGAGGCTGGCTATGGGGATGCTTCATGTCTGTGTGGGAGGAGGCAGGCTGTGGGGATATCTGAGACAGTGGGGATACCCAAGGCAGCAGGTGTGCCCAAGCACAGGCGTGCCCCAGCAGGGGTACCTGTAGCTGCGGGTGTGCCCAGGATTGGAAAGGTGCCTGCTGCTGTGTCGATATCTAGCCCAGTGTGTCAGGAAAGCAGTTCTAGAGATGTCTTGAACCCATGGGAACAGGCTCTGAAGGAGCTGTGGTCTGTGGGAGAGGATAGTGGTTCTGAGGCTTTCCCAGGATCATGGGGAAGGAGACAGGCTGTTGGAGCTTCCATGGCTCCTGAAGTACCTGGGCTTATGGGGGAGACTGGCTCTGGGCGTGTCCCGAGATCTTGGGGAAGGAGACAGAGGGCCAGGGTTCCTGGGGCCACTGAGGTTCCCACAGCTCCTAGCGTCCCTGGTCTTCTGGAGGTAGAAATTGGCTCTGGGGGTTTCTCAGCCTTGTCAGGAACGAGAAAAACTGCAGGAGTACCTGTGACTGCAGGGGTATCCACAGCTGGTGAGATGCCCATGGCTCCCAGGGTGCCTAGGCTTGTGTGGGAGGAAACTGTCTCTGGAAGGTTTTTAGGCTtgttgggagagagagagacagcggGGGGACCTGCAGATGCCAAGGGTCTCACAGGAGTGGGGTTTCCCACCTCTGTCAGGATGCCTGGGCCAATGGAGGAAAAGATGGGCTCTGGAGGCATCTCGGACTTGTTGAGAGGCAGACAGACTGCAGGGGTATCCATGGCTGTGGGGCTGCCTGGACCTGTAGGGGGAGAGACACTCTCTGGGGGTCTCTTGGGCTTGTCGGGAAGAAGACAGAATGCCGGGATGTGTGATGCTGCTAGAGTTTCCATGGCTGTGGGAGTACCCACAGCTTCTGGGGTCCCTGGGCTTATGCTGGGGGATTCTAGCTCTGGGGACGACTCAGGCATATGGGGAAGGAGACAGGCTACAGAGCTGCCCACTGCATCTTCTGAACCTGTGGAGGGGGAGACGGGCTCTGAAGGTATCTCAGGCCTTCGGAGGATGAACAGTGGAGCAGCCCCTGAGGCTGTGAGAGTGCCTCTGCCTCTGGGGGTGCTTGCAGCTGTAGGAGTTCCTGTGGTGGGACGCCTGCCTGCCACAGTGTGGGTGACTGGGTCCACAGGAGAAGCAGCAGATGTGGGTGTCTCAGGTCTGACAGTGGTAAGGAGACAGTCCACTGAGGGAGCGGGGGCTTCACGGGAGGAGACAGGAGGTAGAAGTGACCTGGGACTGGCAGGAAGGAGCCAGGCTATGGGAGTGTCTTATACCTGTGGGTGCACAGCCAGACAGTGGAGCTGTCCAAGGTCTGTAGGGGAAGAAATGGCCTATGAAAATGTTCCAGGAGTGTCAGGGACAAGAACAGCGGTGGGGGTGCCTCCagattcaaggaaggaaacaggaCTTGGCCATTTCAGAGATCacccacagagtgggaggagACAGGCTGGAGGAGGGTCTGCAGTCAGAGTGAGGGGGAACAATTTCAGAGAGAATTATGTGGGGGACAGATTGAGGGAGATGTTCCAGTAG
- the TXNDC17 gene encoding thioredoxin domain-containing protein 17, whose protein sequence is MAPYEEVRVSGFEEFNRAVEQHKAKTIFAYFTGSKDAEGKSWCPDCVQAEPVVREGLKHICEGCVFIYCQVGEKPYWKDPNNDFRKNLKVTAVPTLLKYGTPQKLVESECLQANLVEMLFSED, encoded by the exons ATGGCCCCCTACGAGGAGGTGAGAGTGTCGGGCTTCGAGGAGTTCAACCGGGCTGTGGAGCAGCACAAAGCCAAGACCATTTTCGCCTACTTCACCGGTTCGAAGGATGCCGAAGGGAAAAGCTGGTGCCCCGACTGCGTGCAGG ccgaACCAGTTGTTCGAGAGGGGCTGAAGCACATTTGTGAAGGATGTGTGTTCATCTACTGCCAAGTAGGAGAAAAACCTTA ttggaaAGATCCAAATAATGACTTCAGAAAAAACTTGAAAGTAACTGCAGTCCCTACACTACTTAAATATGGAACA CCTCAAAAACTGGTAGAATCTGAGTGTCTTCAGGCCAATCTCGTGGAGATGTTGTTCTCTGAAGATTAA